One window of the Rhodothermales bacterium genome contains the following:
- the queE gene encoding 7-carboxy-7-deazaguanine synthase, with protein MPYAVKEIYYTLQGEGVHTGRPAVFLRFSGCNLWSGREEDREHATCQFCDTDFFGTDGPGGGRYETASSLADAVSAIWDRRDAPEMIPVAAPAARDLPWPARPFVVCTGGEPLLQLDADLLGAFRARGFHVAVETNGTLPVPSGIDWLCVSPKAGAPLMVRRGNELKLVFPQEGLSPDQFADLSFDHFSLQPMDGPEREANTLAAVAYCLAHPHWRLSLQTHKLIGLP; from the coding sequence ATGCCCTACGCCGTCAAAGAGATCTACTACACCCTCCAGGGCGAGGGGGTGCACACCGGTCGGCCGGCAGTGTTTCTGCGCTTCTCCGGGTGCAATCTGTGGTCGGGACGCGAAGAGGATCGCGAGCACGCCACGTGTCAGTTCTGCGACACGGATTTCTTCGGCACCGACGGTCCTGGAGGTGGCCGCTACGAGACCGCCTCCTCCCTGGCCGATGCGGTCTCAGCCATTTGGGACCGCCGCGATGCGCCGGAGATGATTCCTGTGGCTGCGCCTGCCGCGCGCGACCTGCCATGGCCGGCGCGTCCGTTCGTGGTCTGCACAGGCGGCGAACCGCTGCTGCAGCTCGATGCGGATCTGCTCGGTGCTTTCCGGGCCCGGGGCTTTCATGTGGCCGTGGAAACCAACGGAACGCTGCCGGTCCCCTCGGGCATCGACTGGCTCTGCGTGTCGCCCAAGGCGGGTGCGCCGCTCATGGTGCGCCGAGGCAACGAGTTGAAACTGGTCTTTCCCCAGGAGGGACTGTCACCGGATCAGTTCGCCGACCTGTCCTTTGACCATTTCTCGCTGCAACCGATGGACGGCCCCGAGCGTGAAGCCAACACGCTGGCGGCTGTGGCGTATTGTCTGGCCCACCCCCACTGGCGGCTCAGCCTCCAGACCCACAAACTGATCGGACTCCCGTGA
- a CDS encoding endonuclease/exonuclease/phosphatase family protein produces MRRLLLLLVVALAACAPASEPETVRFASINIEDIRTDDLRNLEHPRLKALAAQIQELKPDVVLVNEIAYDMPGAPGYVDGESFGLNAERFAANFLARPQGPTLQGIEYTAFMAPSNTGINSGFDLNRNGEAVTTYPEPPSAAADGTPASQTPGGRAYGDDSWGFGTFPGQYAMGLLVRTDRIELLADQARTFRRYPWAALPDARRPVDPATGEFWYPDEVWMRFPLSSKSHWDVPVRLPDGQIVHVLASHPTPAAFDGDEMRNKLRNHDEIRFWGAYIDGHEHMMDDAETRGGLAADAEFVIMGDLNADPDEGSSVDDPIGTWLLSNPRVNGDFVPVADEAGVAAYPDLDPDDTARWGLRVDYALPSAGLDVVGGGVYRPAADAPVTSDHFPVWIDVALRADQ; encoded by the coding sequence GTGAGACGACTGCTTCTGCTCCTCGTGGTGGCTCTTGCCGCCTGTGCCCCGGCCTCCGAGCCGGAAACCGTGCGTTTTGCGTCCATCAACATCGAGGACATCCGCACAGATGACCTGCGCAATCTGGAACATCCGCGCCTCAAGGCCCTGGCCGCCCAGATCCAGGAGTTGAAGCCGGACGTGGTGCTGGTAAACGAAATCGCGTACGACATGCCGGGCGCACCCGGATATGTCGACGGAGAGTCCTTCGGCCTGAACGCCGAGCGATTCGCGGCCAACTTCCTGGCACGACCGCAAGGGCCGACGCTGCAGGGCATCGAATACACGGCGTTCATGGCCCCGTCCAATACGGGTATCAACAGCGGCTTCGACCTGAACCGCAATGGTGAGGCGGTAACCACCTATCCGGAGCCCCCCTCGGCCGCGGCCGACGGCACACCGGCTTCCCAGACTCCAGGGGGACGGGCATACGGAGACGACTCCTGGGGCTTCGGCACCTTCCCCGGCCAGTATGCCATGGGCCTCCTGGTCCGCACCGACCGCATCGAACTGCTGGCGGATCAGGCGAGGACGTTCCGCCGCTATCCGTGGGCTGCTCTTCCCGATGCGCGGCGGCCGGTAGATCCTGCCACCGGGGAGTTCTGGTACCCGGACGAGGTCTGGATGCGCTTCCCCCTGTCGTCCAAGAGCCACTGGGATGTGCCCGTGCGACTGCCGGACGGGCAGATTGTGCATGTCCTGGCCTCCCACCCCACTCCGGCCGCGTTTGATGGCGACGAGATGCGCAACAAGCTGCGCAACCATGACGAAATCCGATTCTGGGGCGCCTACATCGATGGGCACGAGCACATGATGGACGATGCGGAGACCCGCGGCGGACTTGCCGCAGACGCCGAATTCGTCATCATGGGCGACTTGAACGCCGATCCGGACGAGGGCTCATCCGTGGATGATCCCATCGGCACCTGGCTCTTGTCCAATCCGCGCGTGAACGGCGACTTTGTGCCGGTCGCCGATGAGGCGGGCGTTGCCGCCTATCCGGATCTGGATCCGGACGATACGGCGCGCTGGGGCCTGCGGGTGGACTATGCCCTGCCCTCGGCGGGCCTTGATGTGGTTGGCGGCGGCGTCTATCGGCCGGCAGCCGACGCGCCGGTAACCAGTGACCACTTCCCCGTCTGGATCGACGTGGCCCTCAGGGCTGATCAGTAG
- the gmd gene encoding GDP-mannose 4,6-dehydratase, translating into MSKVALITGVTGQDGAYLSELLLGKGYEVHGIKRRSSQFNTQRVDHLYQDPHEQDVKFHLHYGDLTDSTNLIRIVQETQPDEIYNLGAQSHVQVSFDTPEYTAQSDAIGVLRLLEAIRILGLTDKTRFYQASTSELYGKVQEIPQRETTPFYPRSPYGAAKLYGYWITVNYRESYGMFACNGVLFNHESPRRGETFVTRKITRAAARISEGLEDKLYLGNLNAKRDWGHAKDYVEGMWRMLQQPEPDDFVLATGRTETVRDFVLMAFKAAGMTIEFRGEGEQERGYDAATGREIVSIDPRYYRPAEVELLVGDASKAKRILGWEPTYTLETMTAEMVEHDLAQARAEKA; encoded by the coding sequence ATGAGCAAAGTCGCACTCATCACAGGCGTCACCGGGCAGGACGGCGCGTACCTCTCCGAACTGCTGCTCGGGAAGGGCTATGAGGTCCATGGTATCAAGCGCCGCTCGAGCCAGTTCAATACGCAGCGCGTGGATCACCTCTATCAGGATCCGCACGAGCAGGACGTCAAGTTCCACCTGCACTACGGGGACCTGACGGACTCGACGAACCTGATCCGGATCGTACAGGAGACGCAGCCGGACGAGATCTACAATCTGGGCGCGCAGAGTCACGTGCAGGTGTCGTTCGATACGCCGGAGTACACGGCTCAGTCGGACGCCATCGGGGTGCTTCGGCTGCTGGAAGCCATCCGCATCCTGGGCCTCACCGACAAGACGCGGTTCTACCAGGCGTCCACGTCGGAGCTGTACGGCAAGGTGCAGGAGATACCGCAGAGGGAGACGACGCCGTTCTACCCGCGTTCGCCCTACGGTGCCGCCAAGCTGTACGGCTACTGGATTACCGTGAACTACCGGGAGTCCTACGGCATGTTTGCCTGCAACGGCGTGCTCTTTAACCATGAGAGCCCGCGTCGCGGCGAAACGTTCGTGACCCGCAAAATCACGCGGGCTGCAGCGCGCATCTCGGAGGGTCTCGAAGACAAGCTCTACCTCGGCAACCTCAACGCCAAGCGCGACTGGGGCCACGCCAAGGACTACGTGGAAGGCATGTGGCGCATGCTCCAGCAGCCGGAGCCGGACGACTTCGTGCTGGCCACCGGCAGGACGGAAACGGTGCGCGACTTTGTGCTCATGGCTTTCAAGGCCGCGGGCATGACCATCGAATTTCGCGGCGAAGGCGAGCAGGAACGCGGCTATGACGCGGCCACCGGGCGGGAGATCGTGTCCATCGATCCTCGCTACTACCGTCCGGCAGAGGTGGAGCTGCTGGTGGGCGATGCCTCCAAGGCCAAACGCATCCTTGGCTGGGAGCCGACCTACACGCTGGAAACCATGACCGCCGAAATGGTGGAACACGACCTCGCGCAGGCGCGCGCCGAGAAGGCATGA
- a CDS encoding UDP-glucose/GDP-mannose dehydrogenase family protein — protein sequence MHIAVVGTGYVGLVTGTCFADTGFRVTCVDIDEAKVRQLRQGKPTIYEAGLEGLLQRSVREHRLTFTTSLPDAADSADVLFLALPTPPGADGSADLSYVLKVADDLGEYWAAQPTKRYRVVVNKSTVPVGTADLVREALEKHGLTAGDDFDVVSNPEFLREGVAVTDFMKPERVVVGTSSERAAEIMRSIYEPFVRQGNPILIMDERSSEMTKYAANSFLAMKVSFINEVANLCEYLGANVDEVRVGIGLDSRVGNKFLYPGLGFGGSCFPKDVQALKLTSEQNGYFFETLNAVLNVNARQHDKLPNWITERFGDDLTGKRLAVWGLAFKAKTDDIRESPALAVVRKLLAKGATIRAFDPEAIANTKRELGDQIEYATNMYDALEGADALVICTEWHEFRRPDWDRISAGLKNKVIFDGRNLYKPHRVAELGFDYLSVGRPHMIAESA from the coding sequence ATGCATATCGCCGTCGTCGGCACCGGTTACGTAGGCCTCGTAACCGGGACATGTTTTGCCGACACCGGCTTCCGAGTCACCTGTGTTGACATCGATGAAGCCAAGGTCCGCCAGCTTCGCCAGGGGAAACCCACCATCTATGAAGCGGGCCTGGAAGGTCTCCTGCAGCGCTCGGTCCGCGAGCATCGCCTGACGTTCACCACCAGCCTGCCGGATGCCGCGGACTCCGCGGACGTGCTGTTCCTGGCCCTGCCGACGCCCCCGGGCGCCGACGGCTCCGCCGATCTCAGCTACGTGCTCAAGGTGGCTGACGACCTCGGTGAGTACTGGGCCGCCCAGCCCACCAAGCGCTATCGCGTAGTCGTCAACAAGTCCACGGTGCCGGTAGGCACGGCCGATCTGGTACGCGAGGCGCTCGAGAAGCATGGCCTCACGGCAGGAGACGACTTCGACGTGGTCTCGAACCCCGAATTCCTTCGCGAGGGCGTCGCCGTCACCGACTTCATGAAGCCCGAGCGCGTGGTGGTCGGCACATCCAGCGAGCGGGCCGCCGAAATCATGCGTTCCATCTACGAGCCGTTTGTGCGTCAGGGCAACCCGATCCTGATCATGGACGAGCGCTCGTCAGAGATGACCAAGTACGCGGCCAACTCCTTCCTGGCCATGAAGGTCAGCTTCATCAACGAGGTGGCGAACCTGTGCGAGTATCTGGGTGCCAACGTGGACGAGGTTCGCGTCGGCATTGGCCTCGACAGCCGGGTAGGCAACAAGTTTCTCTACCCCGGGCTCGGATTCGGCGGTTCCTGCTTCCCGAAGGACGTGCAGGCACTCAAACTCACGTCGGAGCAGAACGGCTACTTCTTCGAGACGCTGAATGCGGTGCTCAACGTGAATGCCCGTCAGCACGACAAGCTGCCCAACTGGATCACCGAGCGCTTCGGCGACGATCTGACCGGCAAACGCCTTGCGGTGTGGGGGCTGGCCTTCAAGGCCAAGACGGACGACATCCGCGAGAGCCCGGCGCTGGCCGTCGTGCGCAAGCTGCTGGCCAAAGGTGCCACGATCCGCGCGTTCGATCCGGAGGCCATCGCCAATACAAAACGCGAACTCGGCGATCAGATCGAGTACGCCACCAACATGTACGATGCCCTTGAGGGTGCCGATGCGCTGGTCATCTGCACCGAGTGGCACGAATTCCGTCGTCCGGACTGGGATCGCATCTCCGCCGGTCTCAAGAACAAGGTGATATTCGACGGTCGCAATCTGTACAAGCCGCACCGTGTGGCCGAACTCGGGTTCGACTACCTGTCGGTGGGTCGCCCGCACATGATCGCTGAATCCGCATGA
- a CDS encoding alpha/beta hydrolase → MMRSLVVLVLALAAAGCGPAASDEQGVREVNGTQLFVREMGSGAPVLVVHGGPLMEHGYFLPHLTPLADDFRLVFYDQRMSGRTPVDSVGGVSMALLLQDMDALRADEGVEQIHVIGHSWGGHLAMRYAMAYPERLRSLVLSNPMAGSRVLWMEEEAELAARASDADRAERQAIMATPAFSRFDPAAIDQLMRVSFRVQFADTARMHGLSMYFPDDYADRSSRFGALFAEMMAYDFHDALGSFEAPTLLVYGEEEPAATIGGVALLEALPNAEIVLVPDAGHFPFIEQPDEWLEAVGGFLKVR, encoded by the coding sequence GTGATGCGCTCGCTTGTTGTGTTGGTACTGGCGCTGGCCGCAGCCGGCTGTGGCCCGGCCGCGAGCGACGAGCAAGGGGTCCGGGAGGTGAATGGGACTCAGTTGTTTGTGCGAGAGATGGGCTCAGGAGCGCCGGTTCTGGTGGTGCACGGCGGCCCGCTCATGGAGCACGGCTATTTCCTGCCGCATCTCACCCCGCTTGCTGACGATTTCCGGCTGGTATTCTATGACCAGCGCATGAGCGGACGCACCCCGGTCGACTCGGTGGGCGGCGTGTCCATGGCGCTGCTGCTCCAGGACATGGATGCGCTCAGGGCAGATGAGGGCGTCGAGCAGATTCACGTCATCGGGCACTCGTGGGGTGGCCATCTGGCAATGCGCTATGCGATGGCCTATCCGGAACGGCTCAGGTCGTTGGTCTTGTCCAACCCGATGGCCGGGAGCCGGGTGCTGTGGATGGAGGAAGAGGCTGAGCTCGCGGCGCGGGCGTCCGATGCGGATCGAGCAGAGCGGCAGGCCATCATGGCCACCCCTGCGTTTTCCAGGTTCGATCCGGCGGCGATTGATCAGCTCATGCGCGTGTCATTCCGGGTGCAGTTTGCCGATACCGCCCGAATGCACGGGCTGAGCATGTATTTCCCGGACGACTATGCCGACCGAAGCAGCCGATTTGGGGCGCTGTTTGCGGAGATGATGGCGTACGACTTCCACGACGCGCTGGGCTCATTCGAGGCGCCGACGCTGCTCGTCTACGGTGAGGAAGAGCCGGCGGCGACGATTGGTGGTGTAGCGCTTCTGGAGGCGTTGCCGAATGCGGAAATCGTGCTCGTTCCGGATGCGGGGCACTTCCCGTTCATCGAGCAGCCGGACGAGTGGCTGGAGGCGGTTGGGGGATTCCTGAAGGTCAGGTGA
- a CDS encoding YjbQ family protein, with translation MWLQRELRLTARPRGFHLVTGDVVAALPELSGVRAGLLHVHILHTSASLTLNENADPDVRHDFEQHFNRMVPENAPYYRHTLEGPDDMPAHIKGSLMGFELTIPVRDGRLWLGTWQGVYLCEHRDRGVPRRLALTLFGES, from the coding sequence GTGTGGCTGCAGCGTGAGCTGAGGCTGACCGCGCGGCCGCGGGGCTTCCACCTGGTCACGGGCGATGTGGTCGCGGCACTCCCGGAGCTTTCCGGCGTGCGAGCGGGACTGCTGCATGTGCACATCCTGCACACGTCGGCATCGCTGACGCTGAACGAAAATGCGGACCCGGACGTACGCCACGACTTCGAGCAGCACTTCAATCGCATGGTGCCGGAAAATGCGCCCTACTACCGTCACACGCTTGAGGGCCCAGACGACATGCCGGCCCACATCAAGGGCTCGCTGATGGGATTCGAGCTGACCATTCCCGTCCGGGATGGTCGATTGTGGCTTGGGACGTGGCAAGGTGTGTATTTATGCGAGCACCGGGACCGCGGGGTACCGCGCCGGTTGGCTCTCACCCTGTTTGGAGAATCGTGA